ACCAATAGAGGCGCCTAGATTAATACAGGCTTGAGTCAGCGCGCTGAGCTGTTTTACCCAAAGCTGACAATCTAAGCGATTGTATTTTAAGCTAGGCGCCTGAATGATGCGAAGCTGTATATCGGTACTAGACAAATTGTTCATGTAGTTCCTTGTTTATCCGTGCCAGACTTTGTTCAAGCCTTACCTTTTCATGCATTAACTTCTGCCATCGAGTTTGCTGTTTCTCTTTGGAATATCGTAGAGCTTTGTAAAGTGATCGCTGCGGCACATGATAGGCTTTTGCGGCTTGTGAAGGAGTGAGCATATCGTTCATTACTGCGTGTACTGCTGTGTCTAGTTTGCCAAGTGTCATTGTGCTTTCTCCTTAACATCTACTGAGCTTGTGGCTGTATCGTGTACAGGCCAGATACTCACATCCAAATGCCAAAGTAAGTACATCGTTTGATATAAAGTGTACATAATTACGCTCCTTTC
The sequence above is a segment of the Pseudoalteromonas piscicida genome. Coding sequences within it:
- a CDS encoding helix-turn-helix domain-containing protein translates to MTLGKLDTAVHAVMNDMLTPSQAAKAYHVPQRSLYKALRYSKEKQQTRWQKLMHEKVRLEQSLARINKELHEQFV